In Deltaproteobacteria bacterium, the following are encoded in one genomic region:
- a CDS encoding rod shape-determining protein: MFDALFGIFSNDLAIDLGTANTLIYVKNQGIVCNEPSVVAVQQRNERGGKKVLAVGAEAKRMLGRTPGSIVAIRPLKDGVIADFEITEAMLRYFIQKVHNRRTLVRPRIIVGVPFGITEVEKRAVRESAESAGAREVYLIEEPMAAAIGAGLPITEPTGNMIVDIGGGTTEVAVISLSGIVFSRSVRVGGDKMDEAIAQFIKRKYNLLVGERTAELIKITIGSAYPGDEVQTMEIKGRDLVAGVPKTVVITDEEIRDSLLEPINQIVEAVRLSLERTPPELASDIVDRGIVLAGGGSLLRNLDILLREETGLPVMMADDPLTAVVMGAGKALDEISLLREVAVH, translated from the coding sequence ATGTTCGATGCCCTCTTTGGCATCTTTTCCAACGATCTCGCGATCGATCTTGGAACCGCCAACACGCTAATTTACGTCAAAAACCAAGGGATCGTTTGCAACGAACCATCAGTGGTGGCGGTCCAGCAACGCAACGAACGCGGTGGCAAGAAAGTGCTCGCCGTCGGCGCCGAAGCGAAGCGCATGTTAGGGCGGACTCCCGGCAGCATCGTGGCGATTCGACCGCTTAAAGACGGCGTTATCGCTGATTTTGAGATCACCGAAGCGATGCTGCGTTACTTTATTCAGAAAGTTCACAACCGTCGCACCTTGGTGCGGCCGCGCATCATCGTCGGCGTGCCCTTCGGCATCACCGAAGTGGAAAAGCGCGCCGTGCGTGAGTCCGCCGAATCAGCGGGCGCCCGGGAAGTTTATTTGATCGAAGAACCGATGGCCGCGGCGATCGGCGCCGGCTTGCCGATCACCGAGCCCACCGGCAACATGATCGTCGATATCGGCGGCGGCACCACTGAGGTCGCGGTGATCTCGCTTTCGGGCATCGTTTTCTCCCGTTCGGTGCGCGTCGGCGGCGATAAGATGGACGAGGCGATCGCCCAGTTTATTAAACGCAAATACAATTTACTGGTCGGCGAACGCACCGCGGAGTTGATCAAGATCACCATCGGTTCGGCTTATCCCGGCGATGAAGTGCAGACCATGGAAATCAAAGGGCGCGATTTGGTCGCCGGCGTGCCGAAGACCGTGGTGATCACCGACGAGGAAATTCGCGACTCGTTGCTCGAACCGATCAATCAGATCGTCGAAGCCGTGCGGCTGTCCCTCGAACGGACGCCGCCGGAATTGGCTTCCGACATCGTCGACCGTGGTATCGTGCTCGCCGGCGGCGGCTCGTTGCTGCGTAATCTCGACATTCTCCTACGCGAAGAAACCGGCCTACCGGTGATGATGGCGGACGATCCGCTCACCGCCGTTGTCATGGGCGCGGGCAAGGCTTTGGATGAAATTTCATTGTTGCGTGAGGTTGCGGTTCATTAG
- the mreC gene encoding rod shape-determining protein MreC — protein MLAFLRKNQIALSSCFCLILSSSILTLSARGQLRNEPVGMVLMWVLRPMQLAAQGTANWFIAIQENYLTLSGFKSENERLRKRIQNLEVERQRLLEAEATNRKLQQLLDFRAQLPSKSLTAAIIANSASSWFQGCILDKGSSDGVRKDMAVVTPLGVVGKVVSVTAYSAKVILLTDANSGIDVLVQRTRSRGIVSGSLDSGTVLKYVKRSEDVQVGDRLITSGLDGVFPKGLMAGTVVRVNKQNLGLFQFIEVLPAVQSARVEEVLVVGADAETEPAKK, from the coding sequence ATGCTCGCTTTCCTGCGTAAGAATCAGATCGCCCTGAGTTCTTGTTTCTGTCTGATACTATCAAGCTCGATTCTGACTCTGTCGGCGCGCGGTCAACTGCGCAACGAGCCGGTCGGCATGGTGTTGATGTGGGTGTTACGGCCAATGCAATTGGCCGCCCAGGGGACGGCCAACTGGTTCATCGCCATCCAAGAAAATTATCTGACCCTATCGGGATTTAAGTCCGAGAACGAACGGCTGCGCAAACGCATACAAAACCTCGAAGTCGAGCGTCAACGATTGCTCGAGGCCGAAGCGACCAATCGCAAGTTGCAACAGCTGCTCGATTTCCGTGCCCAGTTGCCGAGCAAATCGCTGACCGCCGCGATTATCGCCAACAGCGCCAGCAGTTGGTTTCAAGGCTGCATCCTCGATAAAGGCAGTTCCGACGGCGTGCGAAAAGATATGGCGGTGGTGACGCCGCTGGGCGTGGTCGGCAAAGTGGTGTCGGTGACGGCCTATAGTGCTAAAGTGATCTTGCTCACCGACGCCAATAGCGGCATCGATGTTTTGGTCCAGCGCACGCGCAGCCGCGGCATCGTTTCCGGTTCGTTGGACAGCGGCACGGTGCTCAAATACGTCAAACGCAGCGAAGATGTCCAAGTGGGCGACCGCTTGATCACTTCGGGATTGGACGGCGTGTTTCCCAAGGGGCTGATGGCGGGCACGGTGGTGCGGGTCAACAAACAGAATCTCGGGCTGTTCCAGTTCATCGAGGTTTTACCGGCGGTGCAATCTGCCCGGGTCGAAGAAGTTTTGGTGGTGGGAGCTGACGCCGAGACTGAGCCGGCAAAAAAATGA